A stretch of Sandaracinaceae bacterium DNA encodes these proteins:
- a CDS encoding CPBP family intramembrane glutamic endopeptidase, with translation MADTPTRKKSPERAPQKRGFVGFLKHRHDPLTSLLLTIPIFLLYHLGILLIQLRNGVDLVSGLTFELLEHSLLGYVGLTLGYAAAIAGAAWWLRRKGKIRPTEWLPVLGESVVLALLMSFTVGWATHQLFDWQAGPPAMNPLEKLVMAAGAGFHEELVFRVGLFAGGTWALHRGLKMKEWKAALIAGLVSSVIFSGIHYVGSFGDPFRLDSFFFRALAGVYLAAVYRFRGFAVAVYTHTIYDLIVFFLR, from the coding sequence ATGGCCGACACGCCCACGAGGAAGAAGAGCCCGGAGCGCGCGCCGCAGAAGCGCGGCTTCGTCGGCTTCCTGAAGCATCGGCACGACCCGCTGACCAGCCTGCTGCTCACCATCCCGATCTTCCTGCTCTACCACCTCGGCATCCTGCTCATTCAGCTGCGCAACGGCGTCGATCTGGTCAGCGGGCTGACGTTCGAGCTGCTCGAGCACAGCCTGCTCGGCTACGTGGGCCTCACGCTCGGGTACGCGGCGGCGATCGCGGGCGCCGCGTGGTGGCTGCGGCGCAAAGGCAAGATCCGCCCGACCGAGTGGCTGCCCGTGCTCGGGGAGAGCGTCGTGCTCGCGCTGCTGATGAGCTTCACGGTCGGCTGGGCGACGCACCAGCTCTTCGACTGGCAGGCCGGACCGCCCGCGATGAACCCGCTCGAGAAGCTCGTGATGGCGGCCGGCGCCGGCTTCCACGAGGAGCTGGTCTTCCGCGTCGGCCTCTTCGCGGGCGGCACCTGGGCCCTGCACCGCGGCCTGAAGATGAAGGAGTGGAAGGCGGCGCTGATCGCGGGGCTCGTCTCCTCCGTGATCTTCAGCGGCATCCACTACGTGGGCAGCTTCGGGGACCCGTTCCGCCTCGACTCGTTCTTCTTCCGCGCGCTCGCGGGCGTGTACCTGGCCGCCGTCTACCGCTTCCGCGGCTTCGCGGTCGCGGTCTACACGCACACGATCTACGACCTGATCGTGTTCTTCCTCAGGTAG
- a CDS encoding response regulator gives MTNSELDELLEHQREHPGARLGSAAVETGKVDEVDMLRALSEQHGLPGIDLAQTVVPLENLRLIPHDIARQYLILPFSVKDEHLFLAMADPSDRRVTDEIEFVTGRKVFPYVAVARPLEHIIEIAYAALEQGEEFYVGPHAPEDYLAELGLSRPEPPPPPRHPKHRPSAPRFRPPSTPEVAVVTKEDSGLLDPPPIPVDRKAPRRLPTLDPAFASRVAPLPTAPEKGEGPQVAGERVVLIVDDEDDIRRMLRRVLTERDMTVLEAAKGSEALAMVREHEPNAILLDAMLPEIHGFDICRRIKGSKKYGHIPIIMVSAVYRGWRFAEDLKQSYGVADFLEKPFKISEVVQAVERVLEGKEDEPAEQLTDEASDCLGKGIEAYRNGHLDDAIEHLQRGVGLDPLAFRLHYHLGLLYGRRDQLFEGIESLETSVDLSPRNFSALKNLAVLYQRAGFKHKAIEMWERAMGNAPDEETRLGIKDHLMSLL, from the coding sequence GTGACCAACTCGGAGCTCGACGAGCTGCTCGAGCACCAGCGCGAGCACCCTGGCGCGCGCCTGGGCTCCGCGGCGGTGGAGACCGGCAAAGTGGACGAGGTCGACATGTTGCGCGCCTTGAGCGAGCAGCACGGGCTGCCGGGGATCGATCTCGCGCAGACGGTGGTGCCGCTCGAGAACCTGAGGCTCATCCCGCACGACATCGCGCGGCAGTACCTGATCCTGCCCTTCTCGGTGAAGGACGAGCACCTCTTCCTGGCCATGGCCGATCCTTCGGACCGCCGGGTCACGGACGAGATCGAGTTCGTCACCGGCCGGAAGGTCTTCCCCTACGTGGCCGTGGCGCGGCCCCTCGAGCACATCATCGAGATCGCGTACGCGGCGCTCGAGCAGGGTGAGGAGTTCTACGTCGGGCCGCACGCCCCCGAGGACTACCTCGCGGAGCTCGGCCTGAGCCGCCCTGAGCCGCCCCCGCCGCCCCGACACCCGAAACACCGGCCCTCCGCGCCCCGCTTCCGCCCGCCGAGCACCCCCGAGGTGGCGGTGGTGACGAAGGAGGACAGCGGGCTGCTAGATCCGCCTCCCATCCCGGTCGACCGCAAGGCCCCGCGTCGGCTCCCGACCCTCGATCCCGCCTTCGCCTCTCGCGTCGCGCCGCTGCCGACGGCGCCCGAGAAAGGGGAGGGCCCTCAGGTCGCGGGCGAACGCGTCGTACTGATCGTCGACGACGAGGACGACATCCGCCGCATGCTGCGCCGGGTGCTGACGGAGCGGGACATGACGGTGCTCGAGGCGGCCAAGGGTTCGGAGGCGCTCGCGATGGTGCGCGAGCACGAGCCGAACGCGATCCTCCTCGACGCGATGCTCCCGGAGATCCACGGCTTCGACATCTGCCGCCGGATCAAGGGCAGCAAGAAGTACGGCCACATCCCGATCATCATGGTCAGCGCGGTCTACCGTGGCTGGCGCTTCGCCGAGGACCTGAAGCAGTCGTACGGGGTGGCCGACTTCCTCGAGAAGCCGTTCAAGATCAGCGAGGTCGTCCAGGCGGTGGAGCGGGTCCTCGAGGGCAAAGAGGACGAGCCCGCGGAGCAGCTCACCGACGAAGCCTCCGATTGCCTCGGGAAGGGGATCGAGGCGTATCGCAACGGACACCTGGACGACGCGATCGAGCACCTTCAGCGCGGGGTGGGTCTCGATCCGCTCGCGTTCCGGTTACACTACCACCTCGGATTGCTCTACGGCCGACGTGACCAGCTCTTCGAAGGCATCGAGTCTCTCGAGACCAGCGTCGACCTGTCCCCGCGAAACTTCTCCGCGCTCAAGAACCTCGCCGTCCTCTATCAACGCGCCGGCTTCAAACACAAGGCCATCGAGATGTGGGAACGCGCCATGGGGAACGCGCCGGACGAAGAAACGCGACTCGGGATCAAAGACCACCTGATGAGTCTGCTCTAA
- a CDS encoding flavodoxin domain-containing protein, with translation MEILLIVGSEMGNAEMVGDLVKDELESLGHTVEMIADGSLEELGLENRSTLLIVSSTTGLGDIPQNIEPIWEALNEERPDLSHLKYGLVGMGDRNYKDTFCGGPRKWDALLSELGAAPAGEKLYLDATDNPCPDEDAIAWLPSWLEALSSST, from the coding sequence ATGGAGATTCTCCTCATCGTCGGCTCGGAGATGGGCAACGCCGAGATGGTCGGCGACCTGGTCAAGGACGAGCTCGAGTCCCTGGGCCACACGGTCGAGATGATCGCCGACGGCTCGCTCGAAGAGCTCGGCCTGGAGAACCGCTCCACGCTCCTGATCGTCAGCTCGACCACCGGGCTGGGCGACATCCCGCAGAACATCGAGCCGATCTGGGAGGCGCTGAACGAAGAGCGCCCGGATCTCTCGCACCTGAAATACGGCCTCGTCGGCATGGGCGACCGCAACTACAAGGACACCTTCTGCGGCGGCCCGCGCAAGTGGGACGCGCTGCTCAGCGAGCTGGGCGCCGCCCCCGCGGGCGAGAAGCTCTACCTCGACGCGACCGACAACCCGTGCCCCGACGAGGACGCCATCGCGTGGCTCCCGAGCTGGCTCGAGGCGCTCTCGTCCTCTACCTGA
- a CDS encoding biotin/lipoyl-containing protein: MKYRVTIEGVEREVDVIVTPGGGVTVSMDGSPVEADVERVPGGLSLMLGNRVYDLAFGGKPQAMDVAAGAARGVAEVESERMRARRKKKGGLGAGGKEIRSPMPGRVVKLLVAVGDEVAEGDACVVVEAMKMENELRAPTAGTVQAIHAEEGASVEGQALLVSFT; encoded by the coding sequence ATGAAGTACCGCGTCACCATCGAAGGCGTCGAGCGGGAGGTCGACGTGATCGTCACCCCCGGCGGAGGCGTGACCGTCTCCATGGACGGCTCCCCCGTCGAAGCGGACGTCGAGCGCGTCCCGGGCGGGCTGAGCCTGATGCTCGGCAACCGCGTCTACGACCTCGCGTTCGGCGGCAAGCCGCAGGCGATGGACGTGGCCGCGGGCGCGGCGCGCGGCGTGGCCGAGGTCGAGAGCGAGCGCATGCGCGCCCGGCGGAAGAAGAAGGGCGGGCTCGGCGCGGGCGGCAAGGAGATCCGCTCTCCCATGCCCGGCCGCGTCGTGAAGCTGCTCGTGGCCGTCGGCGACGAGGTCGCGGAGGGCGACGCCTGCGTCGTCGTCGAGGCGATGAAGATGGAGAACGAGCTCCGCGCCCCGACCGCCGGCACGGTGCAGGCGATCCACGCGGAGGAGGGCGCCAGCGTCGAAGGCCAGGCGCTCCTCGTCAGCTTCACTTGA
- a CDS encoding SulP family inorganic anion transporter produces MDKAKQNQSETRNSEPPEALRDLGPQNAGYLANLKHDLPASVVVFLVALPLCLGIAVASGAPPLAGLITGIVGGVVVAWASGSHLAVSGPAAGLTTIVLVAIDTLGYQGFLLAVVLAGALQFGFGILRAGIFAYYFPSSVIKGMLAAIGIILIMKQLPHAVGLDSASFEGDLTLLRDGQMGPLEALTFSFTHMHVGATIIAGIGLVMLIAWAQIPALKKLKWLPGPLVAVGLGIGINVAYQAFAGDLFLSGEHLVSLPTGGLSGLFAEMSFPDFGRIGDVDVWSSAFTIAAVASIETLLCIEAIDKLDPYKRNTPTNRELAAQGIGNMIAGSIGGLPMTAVIVRGSANIHSGARSRVSAFAHGLLLLIGLVLLPMVLNMIPLAALAAVLLHVGYKLANPTLVIGMFRQSMEQWAPFAITVAAILATDLLKGVGIGMAVAVFFILRANLKTPYFIHHRESHEETGKNCIRIELSENVSFLNKASVNKVLHELPGHSMVEIDARPSMYIHPDVLELIHEFEETAHTRDIAVTLVDVPAAPGKIVGH; encoded by the coding sequence GTGGACAAGGCGAAACAGAATCAGTCGGAGACGCGCAACTCTGAGCCGCCCGAGGCGCTGCGAGACCTCGGGCCTCAGAACGCCGGCTACCTCGCGAACCTGAAGCACGACCTACCGGCCTCGGTGGTGGTCTTCCTCGTGGCGCTGCCGCTCTGCCTGGGCATCGCCGTGGCGTCGGGCGCCCCTCCGCTCGCTGGTTTGATCACGGGCATCGTGGGCGGCGTGGTCGTGGCCTGGGCGAGCGGCAGCCACCTCGCGGTGAGCGGCCCCGCGGCGGGTCTGACCACCATCGTGCTCGTGGCCATCGACACCCTCGGCTATCAGGGCTTCCTGCTCGCCGTGGTGCTCGCCGGGGCGCTGCAGTTCGGCTTCGGCATCCTGCGCGCAGGTATCTTTGCGTACTACTTCCCCTCGAGCGTCATCAAGGGGATGCTCGCTGCGATCGGGATCATCCTGATCATGAAGCAGCTGCCGCACGCGGTCGGGCTCGACTCGGCGAGCTTCGAGGGAGACCTCACGCTCCTGCGCGACGGCCAGATGGGCCCGCTCGAGGCGCTGACGTTCTCCTTCACCCACATGCACGTCGGGGCGACGATCATCGCGGGCATCGGCCTCGTGATGCTGATCGCCTGGGCGCAGATCCCCGCCCTCAAGAAGCTCAAGTGGCTGCCCGGCCCGCTCGTGGCCGTGGGCCTCGGCATCGGCATCAACGTCGCCTACCAGGCCTTCGCGGGCGACCTCTTCCTCTCGGGCGAGCACCTCGTGTCGCTGCCCACGGGTGGGCTCTCGGGCCTCTTCGCGGAGATGTCCTTCCCCGACTTCGGCCGCATCGGCGACGTCGACGTCTGGTCGTCGGCCTTCACCATCGCCGCGGTCGCGAGCATCGAGACGCTGCTCTGCATCGAGGCCATCGACAAGCTCGACCCCTACAAGCGCAACACGCCGACCAATCGCGAGCTGGCCGCGCAGGGTATCGGCAACATGATCGCCGGCTCGATCGGTGGTCTCCCGATGACGGCGGTCATCGTGCGCGGCTCGGCGAACATCCACTCGGGCGCCCGCAGCCGCGTCAGCGCCTTCGCGCACGGCTTGTTGCTCCTGATAGGCCTGGTCCTGCTCCCGATGGTGCTCAACATGATCCCGCTCGCGGCCCTCGCGGCCGTGCTCCTCCACGTCGGCTACAAGCTCGCCAACCCGACCCTCGTGATCGGCATGTTCCGGCAGTCCATGGAGCAGTGGGCGCCCTTCGCCATCACCGTGGCGGCGATCCTGGCCACGGACCTCCTCAAGGGTGTCGGCATCGGGATGGCGGTCGCCGTCTTCTTCATCCTGCGCGCGAACCTGAAGACGCCGTACTTCATCCACCACCGCGAGTCGCACGAAGAGACGGGCAAGAACTGCATCCGCATCGAGCTGAGCGAGAACGTCTCGTTCCTCAACAAGGCGAGCGTGAACAAGGTCCTGCACGAGCTGCCGGGCCACAGCATGGTCGAGATCGACGCGCGCCCCTCGATGTACATCCACCCCGACGTGCTCGAGCTCATCCACGAGTTCGAGGAGACGGCCCACACGCGCGACATCGCGGTCACGCTCGTCGACGTGCCCGCGGCCCCTGGGAAGATCGTGGGGCATTAG
- the folE gene encoding GTP cyclohydrolase I FolE: MSISDDSSPDETWVRSSEEIADAETHVRGLLKFIGEDPAREGLEETPARVVRAMAEHFSGYAEDPRAHLERTFGEVNGYDELVLVSDIQLHSHCEHHMVPFVGKAHVAYIPGGRVVGLSKLARVVDVYAKRLQVQEKLTAQVADTINEVLQPQGVAVIIQCQHFCMCYRGVRKPGSWTTTSKLHGVFLRDAAARMELFTLIGMRPEIG; this comes from the coding sequence ATGAGCATCAGCGACGACAGCAGCCCCGACGAGACCTGGGTGCGCAGCTCGGAGGAGATCGCCGACGCGGAGACCCATGTCCGTGGTCTCCTGAAGTTCATCGGCGAGGACCCCGCGCGCGAAGGCCTCGAGGAGACGCCGGCCCGCGTCGTGCGCGCGATGGCCGAGCACTTCTCCGGCTACGCGGAGGATCCGCGCGCTCACCTCGAGCGCACCTTCGGCGAGGTCAACGGCTACGACGAGCTGGTCCTCGTCAGCGACATCCAGCTCCACTCGCACTGCGAGCACCACATGGTGCCCTTCGTCGGCAAGGCGCACGTCGCCTACATCCCGGGCGGCCGGGTGGTCGGCCTGAGCAAGCTCGCGCGGGTCGTCGACGTCTACGCGAAGCGTCTGCAGGTGCAAGAGAAGCTCACCGCGCAGGTCGCCGACACCATCAACGAGGTGCTCCAGCCCCAGGGCGTGGCCGTCATCATCCAGTGCCAGCACTTCTGCATGTGCTACCGCGGCGTGCGCAAGCCGGGGAGCTGGACCACGACCTCGAAGCTCCACGGCGTCTTCCTGCGGGACGCCGCGGCGCGCATGGAGCTGTTCACGCTCATCGGGATGCGGCCGGAGATCGGCTGA
- a CDS encoding FAD-dependent oxidoreductase, with the protein MTKHVAIVGSGPAGFYAAEAICKKEPEVRVDILDRLPTPYGLVRSGVAPDHQGTKNVWRVFHRTAQREQVQYVGNVEVGRDVGVPELLELYDAVVLAVGVTDDRKLGIEGEDLPGVYGSRALTAWYNGHPDFADLDPDLRGPGIAVIGNGNVAVDVVRVLGRTRPEMVKTDLPDYAMKKIEASDYTDIYMLGRRGPLQASFTTAELRELGDMSQTVAVVQKEQLPGEFTVDDPKQQRLFEKIVDTLRGYSENDPTSKPKRLHMRWFASPVRVLGEDRVTGLEVAVTKIDEDGRAVKTGETYVIEVGTVVTAIGYVATPLEGVPVAKWGTCFKNEDGKIADRLYAVGWAKRGPSGVIATNRKDSGEVAHVMLDQLEDGGRAGHEGLLKLLAQRDVAATSYDDWVRIDARETADLPEGTPRRKITSMPDLLSATKS; encoded by the coding sequence ATGACCAAGCACGTCGCGATCGTCGGGAGTGGCCCGGCGGGGTTCTACGCCGCCGAGGCCATCTGCAAGAAGGAGCCGGAGGTTCGGGTCGACATCCTCGACCGTCTCCCCACTCCCTACGGGCTCGTTCGGAGCGGCGTCGCCCCCGACCATCAGGGCACGAAGAACGTCTGGCGCGTCTTCCACCGCACCGCGCAGCGCGAGCAGGTGCAGTACGTGGGCAACGTCGAGGTGGGCCGCGACGTCGGCGTGCCGGAGCTGCTGGAGCTCTACGACGCGGTCGTGCTCGCGGTGGGCGTGACCGACGACCGCAAGCTCGGCATCGAGGGCGAGGACCTGCCCGGGGTCTACGGCTCGCGCGCGCTGACCGCCTGGTACAACGGCCACCCCGACTTCGCCGACCTGGACCCCGACCTGCGTGGTCCCGGCATCGCGGTGATCGGCAACGGCAACGTCGCGGTCGACGTGGTGCGCGTGCTCGGCCGCACCCGGCCGGAGATGGTCAAGACCGACCTGCCCGACTACGCGATGAAGAAGATCGAGGCGTCGGACTACACCGACATCTACATGCTCGGGCGGCGCGGCCCGCTGCAGGCCAGCTTCACCACCGCGGAGCTGCGTGAGCTGGGCGACATGAGCCAGACCGTGGCCGTGGTGCAGAAGGAGCAGCTCCCGGGCGAGTTCACGGTCGACGATCCGAAGCAGCAGCGGCTCTTCGAGAAGATCGTCGACACGCTCCGCGGCTACTCGGAGAACGACCCGACCAGCAAGCCCAAGCGGCTGCACATGCGCTGGTTCGCCTCGCCGGTGCGCGTGCTCGGCGAAGACCGGGTCACCGGGCTCGAGGTGGCGGTGACGAAGATCGACGAGGACGGCCGCGCGGTGAAGACCGGCGAGACCTACGTGATCGAGGTGGGCACGGTCGTGACGGCCATCGGCTACGTCGCGACGCCGCTCGAGGGCGTGCCGGTCGCGAAGTGGGGCACCTGCTTCAAGAACGAGGACGGCAAGATCGCCGACCGCCTCTACGCGGTGGGTTGGGCCAAGCGCGGCCCGAGCGGCGTCATCGCCACCAACCGCAAGGACAGCGGCGAGGTCGCGCACGTGATGCTCGACCAGCTCGAGGACGGCGGGCGCGCCGGGCACGAGGGCCTGCTGAAGCTCCTCGCGCAGCGCGACGTCGCCGCCACGAGCTACGACGATTGGGTCCGCATCGACGCGCGAGAGACGGCCGACCTCCCCGAGGGCACGCCGCGCCGGAAGATCACGTCGATGCCGGATCTGCTGAGCGCGACGAAGTCCTGA
- a CDS encoding M50 family metallopeptidase, translating into MEPERDEEPEGGGTRFALVVACVAITIVNTVVPFGDVILYPFTLFGTWVHEMGHGLTALALGGQLDALEIFWNASGLAHCRGYEDGWPRALVSMGGLLAPPLLGAFILAFARGPRRATMVLWGLSAVMLLSVALWVRSAAGFVAVPGVAFLIGLLAKEGSPTLKHVGAQGLGVLLALDTIFGVDYLFTSTAFIDGEERASDVANIASSVAGHWLLWGVVLAVISFALLALGLKLAWMSPMRLGRPSMRETSEPFPSDDSSA; encoded by the coding sequence ATGGAGCCCGAGCGTGACGAGGAGCCGGAGGGCGGCGGGACGCGGTTCGCGCTCGTCGTGGCCTGCGTCGCGATCACGATCGTCAACACCGTCGTTCCGTTCGGGGACGTCATCCTCTACCCGTTCACCCTCTTCGGGACCTGGGTCCACGAGATGGGCCACGGCCTGACGGCGCTCGCGCTCGGCGGGCAGCTCGACGCGCTCGAGATCTTCTGGAACGCGTCCGGGCTCGCCCACTGCCGGGGCTACGAAGACGGCTGGCCGCGCGCGCTGGTCTCGATGGGCGGGCTGCTCGCCCCTCCCCTGCTCGGCGCGTTCATCCTCGCCTTCGCGCGTGGCCCGCGCCGCGCGACGATGGTGCTCTGGGGCCTCTCTGCGGTCATGCTGCTCAGCGTCGCGCTCTGGGTGCGGAGCGCGGCGGGCTTCGTCGCGGTGCCCGGCGTCGCGTTCCTGATCGGGCTGCTCGCGAAGGAGGGCAGCCCCACCCTCAAGCACGTCGGCGCGCAGGGCCTGGGCGTGCTCCTGGCGCTCGATACGATCTTCGGCGTCGACTACCTCTTCACCTCGACCGCCTTCATCGACGGGGAGGAGCGCGCGTCGGACGTGGCCAACATCGCGTCGAGCGTGGCCGGCCACTGGCTGCTCTGGGGCGTCGTGCTCGCGGTGATCTCCTTCGCGCTGCTGGCGCTCGGGCTGAAGCTCGCGTGGATGTCGCCGATGCGGCTCGGCCGGCCTTCGATGCGAGAAACGAGCGAGCCCTTTCCGAGCGACGACTCCTCGGCGTAG
- a CDS encoding sigma-54 dependent transcriptional regulator gives MARVLVVDDEENIRLVLRTMLKKHGYEVAVASSGEMALDEVEELAPDFVLADVRMGGMTGIELTRKLTEKGVEATVIVMSAFGSVDLALEAMKAGAYDYVSKPFKQDEVLLALRKAEERESLKRENRELKAQMREQSSFAGMIGRSDPMQKVFRVVEKAAAYSTTVLIQGESGTGKELVARALHERGARKDRPFVPINCGAIPEQLIESELFGHKRGAFTDASSDKPGLFEEADGGTLFLDEIGELPLATQVKLLRALQEGTFRRLGETKDREVDVRVVAATVRNLKEEVDEGRFREDLFYRLNVLPIQVPPLRERKGDLPMLTDAFLERNNARLGTRIRGVDAKARKLMLAYHWPGNVRELENVIERAMVLADGDTLGEADLPDRLREPDPVQAILATGELSIKKTQRYMEETLILKALEKTDGNRTAASKLLEISHRALLYKIKDYGIK, from the coding sequence ATGGCGCGCGTGCTCGTCGTCGACGACGAAGAGAACATTCGGCTCGTGTTGCGCACGATGCTCAAGAAGCACGGCTACGAGGTGGCCGTGGCCTCCAGCGGGGAGATGGCGCTCGACGAGGTGGAGGAGCTGGCGCCGGACTTCGTGCTCGCGGACGTGCGCATGGGCGGGATGACGGGGATCGAGCTGACGCGGAAGCTCACCGAGAAGGGCGTCGAGGCGACGGTCATCGTGATGAGCGCGTTCGGCTCGGTGGACCTGGCGCTCGAGGCGATGAAGGCGGGCGCGTACGACTACGTGTCGAAGCCGTTCAAGCAGGACGAGGTGCTGCTCGCGCTGCGCAAGGCCGAGGAGCGGGAGAGCCTCAAGCGCGAGAACCGGGAGCTCAAGGCGCAGATGCGCGAGCAGTCGAGCTTCGCCGGGATGATCGGGCGCAGCGACCCGATGCAGAAGGTGTTTCGCGTCGTCGAGAAGGCCGCCGCGTACTCGACGACCGTGCTCATCCAGGGCGAGAGCGGGACGGGCAAGGAGCTGGTCGCGCGGGCGCTGCACGAGCGCGGGGCGCGCAAGGATCGACCGTTCGTGCCCATCAACTGCGGGGCCATCCCGGAGCAGCTCATCGAGAGCGAGCTCTTCGGGCACAAGCGCGGCGCGTTCACCGACGCGAGCAGCGACAAGCCCGGGCTGTTCGAGGAGGCGGACGGAGGGACGCTCTTCCTCGACGAGATCGGGGAGCTGCCGCTCGCGACGCAGGTGAAGCTCCTGCGCGCGCTCCAGGAGGGGACCTTCCGGCGGCTCGGCGAGACGAAGGACCGCGAGGTCGACGTGCGCGTGGTCGCGGCCACGGTGCGCAACCTGAAGGAAGAGGTCGACGAGGGGCGGTTCCGCGAGGACCTCTTCTACCGGCTCAACGTGCTGCCCATCCAGGTGCCCCCGCTGCGCGAGCGGAAGGGCGACCTGCCGATGCTCACCGACGCCTTCCTCGAGCGGAACAACGCGCGGCTCGGGACGCGGATCCGGGGCGTGGACGCGAAGGCGCGCAAGCTGATGCTCGCCTACCACTGGCCGGGCAACGTGCGGGAGCTCGAGAACGTCATCGAGCGCGCGATGGTGCTCGCCGACGGCGACACGCTCGGAGAGGCGGACCTACCCGACCGGCTGCGCGAGCCCGATCCGGTGCAGGCCATCCTCGCGACGGGCGAGCTGAGCATCAAGAAGACGCAGCGCTACATGGAGGAGACGCTGATCCTCAAGGCGCTCGAGAAGACCGACGGCAACCGCACCGCCGCGAGCAAGCTGCTCGAGATCTCGCATCGCGCGCTGCTCTACAAGATCAAGGACTACGGCATCAAGTGA
- a CDS encoding HTTM domain-containing protein, which produces MRVSVRARWDALWAGEVDPLVYAILRVGVATLVLLRVSDWTAPFLQLDHHAWVSGLDHAPGADPAETPWLEMPLVPGLPSPHGLVAAALAWARLPLAGLVLLGIRARPAALLLAIAGYGLMALDAARYFHHLHLLWLSCALVALTPCDARLAVIRRGDPSAPRWPLTLWRLQALVIYGAAGLAKLDPRWLDGTSLRLIAERFPFEGVFWDAGLGLVGHAGMATAIALWELALVPLLAWRKTRLLGVALGLALHVVLDTTTMVSTFGASMALFLVTFLPWERRLFRTSSRSADPAST; this is translated from the coding sequence GTGCGAGTGAGCGTGCGGGCGCGCTGGGACGCGCTCTGGGCGGGCGAGGTGGACCCGCTCGTCTACGCCATCTTGCGCGTCGGCGTCGCGACCCTCGTCTTGCTGCGCGTCTCGGATTGGACCGCCCCGTTTCTGCAGCTCGATCACCACGCCTGGGTCTCGGGCCTCGACCACGCCCCGGGCGCCGATCCCGCGGAGACGCCCTGGCTCGAGATGCCGCTCGTCCCGGGGCTTCCGTCGCCGCACGGGCTCGTCGCCGCCGCCCTCGCGTGGGCGCGGCTGCCGCTCGCGGGGCTGGTGCTGCTCGGGATCCGCGCGCGCCCCGCGGCGCTGCTCCTCGCGATCGCGGGCTACGGGCTCATGGCGCTCGACGCGGCGCGGTATTTCCACCACCTGCACCTGCTCTGGCTCAGCTGCGCGCTCGTCGCGCTGACGCCGTGCGACGCGAGGCTCGCCGTGATCCGGCGCGGCGATCCCTCGGCGCCGCGCTGGCCGCTGACGCTCTGGCGCCTCCAGGCCCTGGTGATCTACGGCGCGGCCGGCCTCGCCAAGCTCGACCCGCGCTGGCTCGATGGCACCTCTCTCCGGCTGATCGCGGAGCGCTTCCCGTTCGAGGGGGTCTTCTGGGACGCGGGCCTCGGGCTCGTCGGCCACGCGGGCATGGCGACCGCGATCGCGCTCTGGGAGCTCGCGCTGGTGCCGCTGCTGGCGTGGCGAAAGACGCGGCTCCTCGGCGTGGCGCTGGGCCTCGCCCTGCACGTCGTGCTCGACACGACGACGATGGTCAGCACGTTCGGCGCCTCGATGGCGCTCTTCCTGGTGACCTTCCTGCCGTGGGAGCGACGGCTCTTCAGGACTTCGTCGCGCTCAGCAGATCCGGCATCGACGTGA